From a single Phocoena sinus isolate mPhoSin1 chromosome 1, mPhoSin1.pri, whole genome shotgun sequence genomic region:
- the TNFRSF18 gene encoding tumor necrosis factor receptor superfamily member 18 — translation MGAAGAMGVRVARVALCGVALLCALGLAQHPPGGLSCGPGRHLHGTGTSARCCRSCIPAEGVCPELDCQCIQPEFHCGDPQCKSCKYYSCPPGQGAWPVGKFNFGFECFDCAAGTFSGGREGRCKPWADCSKLGFPTVFPGNKTHDAVCSPGPLPTEPRGLLTAVLGLAACILALTVAQLSLHVWQLRRQRARPPETQLLLEAPPPPPEDARSCQLPEEEWGAPLSESKGRLEHLCV, via the exons ATGGGTGCCGCGGGTGCCATGGGGGTGAGGGTCGCGCGCGTGGCCCTGTGCGGCGTCGCGCTGCTCTGCGCGCTGGGCCTGGCCCAGCACCCCCCCGGGGGTCTGAGCTGCGGCCCCGGCCGCCATCTGCATGGGACGGGGACCAGCGCGCGCTGCTGCCGCTCGTGCATCCCAG CTGAGGGGGTCTGTCCTGAGCTGGACTGCCAGTGTATCCAGCCTGAGTTCCACTGTGGAGACCCCCAGTGTAAGAGCTGCAAGTACTACTCCTGTCCGCCTGGCCAGGGGGCGTGGCCTGTAG GGAAGTTCAACTTCGGCTTCGAGTGCTTTGACTGTGCCGCGGGGACCTTCTCTGGGGGCCGTGAGGGCCGCTGCAAACCTTGGGCAGA CTGCTCCAAGCTTGGGTTTCCCACTGTGTTCCCCGGGAACAAGACGCATGATGCCGTGTGCAGCCCAGGGCCGCTGCCCACGGAGCCGCGTGGCCTGCTGACCGCCGTCCTCGGCCTGGCCGCCTGCATCCTGGCCCTGACCGTGGCCCAGCTCAGCCTGCACGTCTGGCAGCTGAGGAGGCAGAGAGCGCGACCCCCAG AGACGCAGCTGCTCCTAGaggccccgccccccccgcccgaGGACGCCCGCAGCTGCCAGCTCCCCGAGGAGGAGTGGGGCGCGCCGCTGTCGGAGAGCAAGGGCCGCCTGGAGCACCTGTGTGTTTga